The Clostridiales bacterium genomic interval AAGAGCGGGAAGCGGCAGAAAATGGAGGCCCAAAAAGCGGCTCTGCGCGCCGAGGACATGGCTAAGGGTGTATTTATCCCCGTCAGCAATCCACCGAAAGTAGAGCCGCGGAAACTTGTTCCCGCAACTATGACGTCAGCTCATTAGATTCAGGGAAGGAGGCATTCTTATTTATGAAAATTTTGGTTATTCATAAAATTCATGGATAAGGATTTGAATGCCATAACCAATCCGGATATAATGAAAGTTGATAAAAAGTAGAAATTCATACGGTACAATAGGCCGGGTGGTGAAAAATATGGCTAAACTTTTGATAGCCGATGATGAATCGGATATTGTAAACCTTCTGCGCGATTATTTTGAGATAAACGGGTATGAAGTGCTGACGGCAGCAAGCGGGTCGGAGGCGCTCAAACAGGCAGAAAAGAATCCGGATCTCATCCTGCTCGATATCAATATGCCGGACGGAAATGGGTTTGAAGTTTGCACCCGTATTCGGAATTTCGTGAACTGTCCAATCTTGTTTCTGACGGCCAAAGTGGAGGATTCGGATAAAATAAACGGTTTTCGTGTCGGCGGAGACGACTATATCGTCAAGCCATTCAGTATCGACGAGCTTGGCGCGCGGGTCGCCGCGCATCTGCGCCGGGAAGAAAGGCATCAGATCGCTGCAAAGACAAAATTCACGGGCGACCTCTCCATCGATTACACTTCCCGCACTGTTACCTGTGCCAATCAACCGATTATACTTGCAAAAAAAGAGTTTGATATTATTGAATTGCTGTCCATGAATAGCGGTCAGGTATTTGACCGGGAACGTATTTACGAGCGGATATGGGGCTACGACAGTGAAGGCGACAGTTCTGTCGTCGCGGAACATATCCGCAGAATCCGTTCCAAGCTCGCGGCGGTAAGTGAAAAATCCTATATTGAAACAGTTTGGGGAGTGGGGTATAAATGGGTAGGATAAAGCGGACAATCCACAACCTTTCCGTTAAAAAAGTATTTATGCTGTACATGCTCCTGTTCCTTCTGCTTGCTACATTGCTTAGCTCTATTACCATCCGTGTTGCAGACAGAATTGAAAGCAACGTCAATTACAAATACCTTGATTCCAGTGAACAATATACCCTTCAAAATGGGCGAGGAAAGGTCTCGATTGTTTCCCCTTCAAATACGGACTATACATCCCAAGACAGGGCGATTGTTACAGCTTGCAGTATTGTTCAAATCTGGTCGATTCCCTTGTATTTTGGAATGTGTATTATCGCATCTGCGCTTCTCTTCTATCGGAACAAGTTGAAAAAACCGATTGAACTGTTAAGCGAAGCATCAGGAAAAATAGCCGGAGACGACCTCGATTTCAATTTGAGTTATGACAGCAGGGATGAAATGGGACGGCTCTGCGCCTCGTTTGAAACAATGCGGGCGGCACTCCTTGAAAACAATCGGGAGCTATGGCGGGCAATTGAAGAACGCAAACGGCTGAACGCCGCATTTTCGCATGACCTGCGTACCCCCTTGACCGTACTGCGGGGTTATACGGATTTTCTCAAGGCGTATGTTCCTCAAGGTAAAATCAGTGAGCAGAAGCTGCTCTCCACGGTTTCAACGATGTCCGGCCAAATTGACCGCCTTGACCGCTATGTTCAAACAATGGGCGAAGTACAAAGGCTGGAGGATATTAAAGCATCATCGGAGCCGGTGGCGACTGCTTCTTTTATGGAACAATTTCAAAACTCAGCTCGTGTTCTCATTCAGGAATCCGGACGAATCCTTGATTTTCATAATGAAGTTTCCGACTGCAAAGTCTTGCTGGACTTGTCCATTGTTCAACGTGTTCTTGAAAATCTTTTATCCAATGCGGCTCAGTATGCCAAGGATATCGTTTCCGTCCGATGCCGTTATGAACATGAGGTGCTTTCCATCACAGTGGAAGACGATGGACCGGGCTTTACAGCAGAGGACTTAAAACAAGCGCCGAAACCTTATTACAGAAATAAGGAATCTTCCGACGGCAACCATTTCGGACTGGGGCTTACTATCTGCAAAGACTTGTGCGAAAAGCACGGTGGACAATTGAAACTCCAGAATGGAGAAAAAGGCGGCGCGTGTGTCACCGCAAGTTTTTTGTGCCGGGAAACGAAAAGTTGATAAAAAGTAGGAATTTGCAATTTATACTTCCCTTGTAATCCAAAACAAGGGGAGTATTTTTTATGGTTGAAAATAGGATTGAAATTTGCAATCTCAAGAAGACCTATCGAAAAAGACAGGCCCTGAATGGTGTCAGTCTGTCGATCGGTCAGGGCATGTTCGGCCTACTTGGCCGAAACGGCGCGGGCAAAACAACGCTCATGAAAATTCTTGCCACCCTTTTACACAAAAACGGCGGATCAGTTACCATTTGCGGCATACCTGTGGAAAGAGCAAAGGAAGTCCGGCGTATGGTCGGCTATCTGCCGCAGGATTTTTCCATGTACCCCGGCATGACGGTATACGAAGCGATGGATTATCTCGGTGTGTTGTCCGAACTTGACGGGCCGACCAGAAAAAAGCGTATTCCCGAACTCCTTCAAAAAGTCAACCTTCAGGACAACAGCCAAACGAAGGTAAAAGCACTTTCCGGCGGTATGAAACGCAGACTCGGGATTGCGCAGGCAATTCTTCATGACCCGAGGGTGCTTATCGTGGATGAGCCGACTGCCGGGCTTGATCCGGAGGAACGCGTCCGATTCCGAAATCTGCTATGCGAGCTTGCCGAAAACCGGATTGTCCTTCTGTCCACCCATATTGTGGAAGACATTGAAGCCGCCTGTGAAAAGATCACCATTTTGGATGAGGGAAAGCTGCTTTTTACGGGGCTGACAAGCGAACTCGTGGAGACAGCAGAGAACAAGGTCTTCACGGTATCTGCTCCGCAAAAAGGGTTGCAGGCGTTAAAAGAAAACTATCTTGTCACGGGAATTCATACGCAGAAAGGGAAAGTATCGGTCCGCCTGCTTGCGGACAATACGCCTCAGCAAAACGCAGTTGCCTGCTCTCCGACGATTGAAGACGCCTATTTCCTCTGTATGCATAGAAACGGCACCCCAAAGCAATTTCTTGGAGGTGATCCTTCTTGAAAAACTCGCTTTTTTTCAAAGAATGTAAGAAGATTATCCGCAGCATCCCATTTCTTGTCTATGTGGTCGTCTTGCTTCTGTTCTTTATTGCTCAGTATGAGTCTGATTTCGTAAAAGTAGAAAAGCCTCAGCCGGGTAAGTCAAGCTACGGCACGAAAATATCCGACGATCTTAAAATTGTTGAGCCTGCCGCCGTGAAAAGTCTTTATGGTGAATTTGTGCTTAACTCCTATACGGCATACCCCATCGGATTTTATAAAAATGTCAAATTGAACGCCGGTCAGCAGCGGGAAATGGCAAGCGTTCTTTCGGAGTTAACCGGGAATTCGGCAGAGCAGTTTTTGAATGCAATGAAGGATGTTTCTTCTGCTTTGACGGTAAACGGCGGCAACATGACAAAAAACGAGGACGGAAGTTACTCGATTGGCAGCTCCGGCACAGAAGAAGCCGATAAAACCACGGATTCATCGATTGGTACGGTAAAATCGAATTTGACGGCAGACCAGTTCCATACGCTGATGCGGCAAGCGGATAAGCTGATTGGCAGCGGTTCCTTTTACGGTGACACCTACTTATCACGCTTTGGCAAGGTCTCGAAAAGCTATGAAGACGCACTCTCCGAATACAATGACATTGTAAAGAAAGACGGTATTACCGGGGCTTACGCCCGCTATTTTTGCGATTATCTCGGAATTGTGCTTGCCCTGTTTCCAGTGTTTTTAGCCGTAGCATCCGGAATGAAAGACCGCAGGACCGGAATGCGGGATCTGATCTATTCGCGCAGGATTTCATCGGCAAAAATTGTGCTGACTCGGTATATCGCCCAAATTATAATTTTGTTTCTGCCGGTTATTCTGCTTGCTATATTTGCCACGGCTCAGATCACGGCGGAATATCCCGGCTTCGAACTCCACTGGTTGGCATTTATCGGATATTCTTTCGGCTGGCTCCTGCCGACGCTGATGGTATCTGCATCAGTAGGTACGATGATGACGGAGTTGACCGATACGCCGATTGGAATCGTGGTTCAGGGCATTTGGTGGTTTCTGGGGCTGTTTTCGGGCGTTTCCCACATCGACGGCGGGTACGGCTGGGATCTGATTCTTCGACACAACACGGTTGGAAATACGCAGGTCTATCTTGACAACTTTTCCATCCTTCTTTGGAACCGCGTTATCTACACCGCCTTTTCCCTGATTCTGATTGTCGGCACCATTGTGGTTTATGAACGAAAAAGGAGGGGGAAATGGAATGTGCATCTCGGCTTCCGAAAAAATCCGAAGCATCGCCGTGTCAAATCTGCGGCATAATTTCCTCCCGCATTTTATTCTGTCGGTTCTGCTCCTTCTTCTGACGCCATTCGTTTTCGGAACGGCCAATGTTGACGCGAAAACAGCGGCAGTACCGCTTGAAATGTTTGTCTCGCTGATTGGAATCATTATACTTATGCCTGTCTTTCTGCCCGAACAGAGTGGAAGTGTCCGGGATGTGGTGGAATCGAAAGCCACTGCCTCAGTTTTTGTTTACAGCATTCGGATCGGCATTGCCTTGCTCAGCATGTTGGCACTGATTGCAGCGTTCGTGCTTTATATGAAAGGCAACGGCTGCACCGTTAGTCCTGCCTCTGCCGTTTTCGGTACGTTTTCCAGTAGTATCTTTCTCGGCGCTTTGGGATTATTTATTTATGGGATAAGTGATACTTTAATCGTCGGATATATGGCCCCAATGGTCTATTACATGCTCAACCTGTTCGGAGGGAAAAAATATTTTGGAAAGCTGTATCTGTTCTCTATGTCGTCGGGGAACATGTCGGACAAGTATTGGCTAATCTCAGTGGGAATAGTTCTGATTTTGTCGGTGCTATTCATTAAAAGCAAATCAGTACACCGTCAATAATTTTTGACAGAGGATATCCCGCCAAACAAAAAAACACGGGCTTGGTGGGGTTAATCTCATGCCTTATTTTGAATAGGAATCCTCCAAGCTCATGGGCTTGGAGGATTTTTCCATGCTTAGCCGAATTGCATCGGGATTTCACTGGCCGCTTCAAAGCGGCCGGGCGTGACCAGCGGACATCAGCCTTTACTTAACTGGTGTTGATCCTTCAAAAAAAGTGTAAATCTTTCAAAGGATAATTCCGACCTTTTTTCAATCTATACCAACAGAAAATATCAGTTACCGCTTGCCCTTTGGGATACTCTCCCATCGGGTATTTTTTTGTTTACAGCTGGGCTTTCATTCCATTGCCGTTCGCCGCCCACCGTCCTTTCCGTAAATTTTCAACCAATTCGGAAAGGACGGAAAAAATCATGGAAGTACATATTAAAGTTCACGAGCAGACCGCATCGGTGGAAGTGTCCGTTGAAGTCGGTACATATCTCGACCGCGCTGCTCACAAAACCGAAAACCTGTTTCATGAACAGCGCCGCCATTGGGACGGGCGCGAGTTTGACGAGTACATCGTCGCTCACGAATGCAGCAGGAGCTACTACGAAACGCCTGAGCAATGGCTTTGTCACAAGGAAACCTTATTGGAAATCACGACGGCACTGGCAAACTGTACGGAGAAACAACGCAAGCGTTTCCTGCTTTTCGCTTTGGAAGGCTTGAGCTGTTCCCAAATCGGAAACATCTGCGGATGCTCGAAATCCGCTGTTCTGAGAAGCATCGAAGCGGTCAGAAAAAAGGTGAAGCGCGCTTTGCAGACAGGGTGATCGAAAGCCCATTTTCAGGCTAACCGTGTGAAGGACTTTTGCCCTATCACATAGGCAAAAGGGACAGGCAGTTTTACACTGTCTGCCCCTTTTGCTGTCGGGAGGTTTTGCCTTGTGCCTATCATCAATCTGCGCAAATATTATCCGTTCCTCACGGAAGACTGTTTCGTCGAGGTTAGCGACGAAGTTGCCGAGGCGTTTTTGCTGGCGAAGCGGAAGGAAAATAATTACAACCATCGAACATGGTATCACAAAGCCTATTATTCTCTCGATAACGGCGACGGAATTGAAAACGACATGCTTCACCGGGAACCGTCGCCGGAAGAAATCCTTCTGCAAAAGGTTTCGATGCAACAGCTTTACGAAGCTCTTGACCATCTTCCGCCGATTCAAAGACGGCGCGTTTATGCGCATTACATTCTCGGCATGAAAAAAGTGGACATTGCCCGTGCCGAGGGAGTGACCGGCAGCGTCGTTTGCAATTCTGTAAAGAAAGGCGTGAAGAACCTCAGACGCTACTTTGAGAAGAAAAAGTGGATGGAGTGATAAAAGTCATGTCAACACCAAAGCAGGAGCAAGAAGCCATTCGTGAAAAAATCCGTCAGTTTGAAAACCGGCAGAAAATCCTCTTGAACCGGAAAGCCGACGCGGAGAGAAAAAACCGAACGCACCGCCTTATCGAGCGCGGGGCCATTCTGGAATCCGTCTTTCCCGAAACCGCCCCCATGATGGGCGAACAGGTCAAGGCATTTCTGCAAACATTACGGCGCTCCACCGGGGGCACGGAGTAGCCGCCAGTCCCGAAGGGCGCACTTATACACCCTTACGGGTGCCGTGCGCGCGTCGTCGCATAGTCCGCTTCGTTCCATCCCCGCCTAACGGCGAGGATTTCACACGCTCTCTTGTTCCTCCTTTTCCCGGCAAACCCGCTGCGCTGGCTTTGCCGGGAGCCCTGCGTTGCGTCCTTCGGACGCGATGGGGAGCTGCGTTCCCCCAACTCTTTGCGCAACCTCATGCCGCGTCGCATTCTCTACGGAGAATCCGCCCCGGCATGATGTTTTATTATATCCATCTATCCATCGAAAGGGGGCCAGAGGAATCACGGCCATCTACCATTGCAGCATCAAAATTATCAAACGCAGTCAGGGCCGGAGCGCCGTGGTCGCCGCCGCTTACCGTAGCGGCGAAAAGCTCACGAACGAGTGGGACGGCATCACGCACGATTATACGAAAAAGGGCGGCGTGGGACGCGTATGCGAATCGGGCGTTGGAACAGAAAGAATTGCCGCAGCGCATCGACCACCGCAGCTATGCCCGGCAGGGCATTGAAAAGATTCCGACCGTTCACATGGGCATCGCGGCCACACAGATGGAGCGCCGGGGCATCCCCACCGAGAAGGGCGCGGTCAACCGGGAGATTGCCGCGCAGAACCGGCTTCTCAAAGAAATCAAGGCCCGAATCACCCGGCTTTACAACTGGACGAAGGAACAGGCGGGGAAGCCGGAAGAAAAGCGGAGCATCTGGGAACAGCTTCAACAGGCGCAGGCCGCAGCCAAACCGACAACCCGGTACGGCAAGGTAAAGGCGTTAAAGGAGAGCGCCGTCCTATTCAACTTTTTGCAGGAAAACGGCATTTCCTCCATGCCGGAGCTTTACGCAAAAGTGACCGCCATGCAGACGCAGTATTACACTTTGCGCGGCGAGATTGCGGCCATCGGGCGGCAGATCGACCAACTAAACAAAAGGCTTTCCATGTGGAAGCAGTATGCCGAAAACAAGGTTTTCCGCCAGCGCCTTGCAACCATGAAACCGAAAGTGAGGGAAACGTACCGGGACGCGCACCAGACGGAATTGCTTCTGTATGACGCCGCCGCGCGGTATCTGGACGGGCTGAAAGCGTCCGGCGAGAGGATTGCGCCGAAGGAATGGCGGGCCGAAGCGGAGCGCCTGACCGCCCGTGAAAAGACCATGTATCAGCAAATGAAAGCCATGCGCGAGGATATTCAGGCCGTGGAAAAAATCCGCAAAACCGCCGACGAGCTCGCCCGGTTGGAGAAATCCAGACATCGGGGGCAGGAGCCGGAGCGATAGAAAATGCCGTACAGGTTTCCCCATACGGCGCTGCTTACGGATGGACAGATTCAGTTGTCGGTCGTCTGTGGCGGCTGCTCCCCAAACAGTAGTTTCATGTAATTGCGCTTTCCGTACAGGACGCGGATGATATAAACGGTCTGTTGTTCCAGTCGGTAAAAAATCAGGTAATTCCCGCATACCTGAAACCGGTAATCGGTTTCGACGTTCAGCACGGAGGACAGAGCCGGGCCGCTCTTTGGAAAATCCGCCAGCCTGCGCATGGATTGCAGAATGCGGGACACCAGCTTCTGGGCGGCGGCCGGCGCGTCCAACTGGCCGGCAATATACTTCCGAATCTCCCACAGGTCGTTGGCCGCTTCCGGGGAAACACGGAGTTCAGCCATTCTCCTGCTCCAAAAAGGCTTGCACCTGCTCTATGTTCAGCCAGCCCTTTTCCTTGCCAGACTGCTCTCCTTTGCCAAGCTGGGACAGGAGCTTCAGTGAGGCTTTCAGCTTTTCATATTCTTCAATGTCAACAATCGCGTAGCGGCCCCGGCCGTTTTTCGTCAGGTAGACCGGCTCACCGACCGCAATATCCCGCAGGACTTCGTTGTAGTTGCGCAGATCGGACACTGGTTTGATATTCGGCATCTTAAACACCTCCTATTTCATACTATATCCTTATTTTTCGTAAAATTCAACGTAAAATTTGGTGTACATAGAAATTAATTTTGCGGTCAAGAAGATCCCGCAAGATCGCCGACGAACTTGCTCGGTCTGAAAAATCCAGAGATCGGCATCAGGAGCCAGAGCGATAAAAAATGCCGTACAGGTTTCCCTATACGGTGTCGCTTCATTTTCCAAACAGGTCTGCATGGGTGCCGGTTCGGGCTAAGGTCAGGACGAGCACATCGTCCTCAATCCGATAGAGCAGAAGCCAGTCACCTTGAATGTGGCAGTCCCGGTATGCAGTCCAATTCCCGGATAAGGCATGATCCATATACTTTTCGGGAAGCGCTTTTCCGTTCGCAATCAGCGAAACGGTTTCTTCCAGCAACTTGATCGGATAGCCCCTCTTGATAGCGAGCTTGTAATCCCTCTTGAACTTCGAGGTGAATTTGACGGTGTATTTCATTTTTTCAGGTCTGCGAAAAGCTGATCCAAATCCGTGTACCCTTTCACGTTCGGGTCTTTCGCAATCCTTTCCGCTTCCAGCATCGCCGCAATCGTTTCGGCGTTCGGCTGATTGAGCGAAATATCAAAAGGAATCCGTCCTTCTCGGAGCGACTGACGGACGAAGATATTGAACGCCGTGGAAAGGTTCATCCCTAATTCCGCGAAAAGGGCGTCCGCCTTCGCTTTCAAGTCGGAATCCATGCGGATGCTGATATTGGTGGTATTCGTGTCAGCCATAAGATCATCTCCTTCATCTTTATATATTATATGCCAATCGCACGAAATATACAATACAGTGCACATAAAATGACAAAATATTTCGATTCCAGAGGAAGTGAGCATGTGACGCTGACAACCGCTCCGAAATGATACCGAATCACGACGCTTTCCGTTCATCTATTCCACCCTTACCCGGATATCCTTCCACGCACAGGCAGGGCTTACAGAGCCGATTTTTCCCGGAAACAACACCGAAAACCTACAGAAAATCCGTCTATCAATCGCAACAGCGAAAGGAGGGATTTTTATGCCGAGAATGAGCAAAAAGCGCAAGCTGGAATGGCAGTTCTTCTTAAACCCTCGAAACCGTATGACATACAATCCGCTTTACCGGAAACGCGCCCGCGAATGCAAGCAGAGTTTCCGGGCTGTCGTGATGGACTTGCCCACGCTATCTGTCCAAACGGGCGAGAAGGAGCTATTGATGAGCAATGAAAAGGCTATCAATATAAACTCTGCCGACAGTGCGGTTCCGCTGCCTACCCAGGAGGACGAGCGTCCCGCACTGGTGAAAAAAATCGGCAAGACCACCTACCGGGTTAAAATTCATTTCAGCGCCACCAGCCAGGAAACCATGAGCGACAAAATCAAACGGATGCTTCGTAACGAAATGAGGCGGATGCAGTGACATTGACGGGCCGGAAATTTGGGAGCAGATTTCCGGCATCTTTTTTGTTCATTTGATGAAAAATCCTTAATAATTTTTTGAATTGCATAGCGTGACATCGTAAATCTATAGTGCTATTATTATATCAAAGGCAAATAACTCCCATTTTATTTGAATAGCCTGTTTTCCATCTATTCCGGCCTATCAGTAGAGATAAACGATTTTAACTCACAGTAAAATCATGAAAAGCGCAAACAGCAATATGGAATATAATTACATTTGCCTGCTTGGTATGCGCTTTCGTATTGCAAATATAAATGTCCATAATGATACAGAGGAGAAAATCTTATGATTATTAAAGTAGTATATTTTGATGAGGGATCAGCCACAGATTACATATACATATGTGAAGGTGGAAAGGTTGATGAAAAAAAGGATCACATCGTTTCAAAGTCCACCGCTCTTGCAGCTAAGGCTGAGGCAAAGGCAGAAGCTAAATTTAAATTTTTCTCATTTTTATCAGCCTCTGCAAATGCTGATACACGTGCTGAGGTTGCAAGAGAAGGAAATACCATCATAAGCAAAGCAATTTCTAATACAATTTTGACTGATTATTTATCACTAGTTGATACTCAAGATAAGCAAAACAGACATATAATTGAGTTTAAAGATTGTTTGCTATATCCTTACCCGGAATCCTTCGCATTTTACAAAATGTTAACTCCATATATGATTATGACCGAAGGAAAAGTTGATATTGGGTCTGATATGAAACTAAATGTGGCCATGATGGATAAAGCTCTTGAAAGTGGAAGGGGATATTATGAGCTAATCGCTGATCAATCCGGAATCAAGTCTGTTTTAAGATTTAACATTAAAGCGTTTCGTAATAATTATAGCATTTCTGATTTGGTTAAAATGCGCCTATGCTATCATGCAATTGAAGTTGGTATTATTCCAGAAAGCAGTTTAGCGATGCAATCAGAATTTTCTCAATTCAACAAAGAAATCAATGGTTATCAAATTATGGGTGAAGAAAAGCAAGACGATGGGATTAAAGTATATGACGTTATCTTCGCAGGTGTTAATAAATGATTTATGTATTCTATGGGCCTAAAAAGTATTTCACAAGCAAGTTGCCAAAGAAGAAGGAAAAAACGACATTAGTCCAATTAGCGATAAAGAATGATGCAAGTAGACGTATATTTACTTTTATTCAAAAGGGCGTTCAATCTGAAGAAGAGATTGATGACTCAGCATCAAAAGCAAAAGAAGTAATAAGGTGTTTGATTGCATATTCAGATGATTATGCTGGAATATCTGAGAATGCAATTCAAAGCTTTTTTCCTTTCCTTTCAGAATACGATATTAAGGAAATATATCTTCAAAATCCTCCTGTTTACATTGTGGAACAGATGGAAAAATTAGGTCTGAAATTCAAGACTGAAAGCTTCAAGTATAACACAATGAATTTTGATCTGTTAAAACGTGTT includes:
- a CDS encoding sigma-70 family RNA polymerase sigma factor gives rise to the protein MEVHIKVHEQTASVEVSVEVGTYLDRAAHKTENLFHEQRRHWDGREFDEYIVAHECSRSYYETPEQWLCHKETLLEITTALANCTEKQRKRFLLFALEGLSCSQIGNICGCSKSAVLRSIEAVRKKVKRALQTG
- a CDS encoding type II toxin-antitoxin system RelB/DinJ family antitoxin, with protein sequence MADTNTTNISIRMDSDLKAKADALFAELGMNLSTAFNIFVRQSLREGRIPFDISLNQPNAETIAAMLEAERIAKDPNVKGYTDLDQLFADLKK
- a CDS encoding type II toxin-antitoxin system prevent-host-death family antitoxin, with product MPNIKPVSDLRNYNEVLRDIAVGEPVYLTKNGRGRYAIVDIEEYEKLKASLKLLSQLGKGEQSGKEKGWLNIEQVQAFLEQENG
- a CDS encoding type II toxin-antitoxin system YafQ family toxin, encoding MKYTVKFTSKFKRDYKLAIKRGYPIKLLEETVSLIANGKALPEKYMDHALSGNWTAYRDCHIQGDWLLLYRIEDDVLVLTLARTGTHADLFGK
- a CDS encoding transposon-encoded TnpW family protein, producing MSNEKAININSADSAVPLPTQEDERPALVKKIGKTTYRVKIHFSATSQETMSDKIKRMLRNEMRRMQ
- a CDS encoding sigma factor-like helix-turn-helix DNA-binding protein, with translation MPIINLRKYYPFLTEDCFVEVSDEVAEAFLLAKRKENNYNHRTWYHKAYYSLDNGDGIENDMLHREPSPEEILLQKVSMQQLYEALDHLPPIQRRRVYAHYILGMKKVDIARAEGVTGSVVCNSVKKGVKNLRRYFEKKKWME
- a CDS encoding ABC transporter permease, with amino-acid sequence MKNSLFFKECKKIIRSIPFLVYVVVLLLFFIAQYESDFVKVEKPQPGKSSYGTKISDDLKIVEPAAVKSLYGEFVLNSYTAYPIGFYKNVKLNAGQQREMASVLSELTGNSAEQFLNAMKDVSSALTVNGGNMTKNEDGSYSIGSSGTEEADKTTDSSIGTVKSNLTADQFHTLMRQADKLIGSGSFYGDTYLSRFGKVSKSYEDALSEYNDIVKKDGITGAYARYFCDYLGIVLALFPVFLAVASGMKDRRTGMRDLIYSRRISSAKIVLTRYIAQIIILFLPVILLAIFATAQITAEYPGFELHWLAFIGYSFGWLLPTLMVSASVGTMMTELTDTPIGIVVQGIWWFLGLFSGVSHIDGGYGWDLILRHNTVGNTQVYLDNFSILLWNRVIYTAFSLILIVGTIVVYERKRRGKWNVHLGFRKNPKHRRVKSAA
- a CDS encoding type II toxin-antitoxin system RelE/ParE family toxin — encoded protein: MAELRVSPEAANDLWEIRKYIAGQLDAPAAAQKLVSRILQSMRRLADFPKSGPALSSVLNVETDYRFQVCGNYLIFYRLEQQTVYIIRVLYGKRNYMKLLFGEQPPQTTDN
- a CDS encoding HAMP domain-containing sensor histidine kinase, whose translation is MGRIKRTIHNLSVKKVFMLYMLLFLLLATLLSSITIRVADRIESNVNYKYLDSSEQYTLQNGRGKVSIVSPSNTDYTSQDRAIVTACSIVQIWSIPLYFGMCIIASALLFYRNKLKKPIELLSEASGKIAGDDLDFNLSYDSRDEMGRLCASFETMRAALLENNRELWRAIEERKRLNAAFSHDLRTPLTVLRGYTDFLKAYVPQGKISEQKLLSTVSTMSGQIDRLDRYVQTMGEVQRLEDIKASSEPVATASFMEQFQNSARVLIQESGRILDFHNEVSDCKVLLDLSIVQRVLENLLSNAAQYAKDIVSVRCRYEHEVLSITVEDDGPGFTAEDLKQAPKPYYRNKESSDGNHFGLGLTICKDLCEKHGGQLKLQNGEKGGACVTASFLCRETKS
- a CDS encoding ABC transporter ATP-binding protein, which produces MVENRIEICNLKKTYRKRQALNGVSLSIGQGMFGLLGRNGAGKTTLMKILATLLHKNGGSVTICGIPVERAKEVRRMVGYLPQDFSMYPGMTVYEAMDYLGVLSELDGPTRKKRIPELLQKVNLQDNSQTKVKALSGGMKRRLGIAQAILHDPRVLIVDEPTAGLDPEERVRFRNLLCELAENRIVLLSTHIVEDIEAACEKITILDEGKLLFTGLTSELVETAENKVFTVSAPQKGLQALKENYLVTGIHTQKGKVSVRLLADNTPQQNAVACSPTIEDAYFLCMHRNGTPKQFLGGDPS
- a CDS encoding DUF6414 family protein — encoded protein: MIIKVVYFDEGSATDYIYICEGGKVDEKKDHIVSKSTALAAKAEAKAEAKFKFFSFLSASANADTRAEVAREGNTIISKAISNTILTDYLSLVDTQDKQNRHIIEFKDCLLYPYPESFAFYKMLTPYMIMTEGKVDIGSDMKLNVAMMDKALESGRGYYELIADQSGIKSVLRFNIKAFRNNYSISDLVKMRLCYHAIEVGIIPESSLAMQSEFSQFNKEINGYQIMGEEKQDDGIKVYDVIFAGVNK
- a CDS encoding DUF3847 domain-containing protein; translation: MSTPKQEQEAIREKIRQFENRQKILLNRKADAERKNRTHRLIERGAILESVFPETAPMMGEQVKAFLQTLRRSTGGTE
- a CDS encoding response regulator transcription factor translates to MAKLLIADDESDIVNLLRDYFEINGYEVLTAASGSEALKQAEKNPDLILLDINMPDGNGFEVCTRIRNFVNCPILFLTAKVEDSDKINGFRVGGDDYIVKPFSIDELGARVAAHLRREERHQIAAKTKFTGDLSIDYTSRTVTCANQPIILAKKEFDIIELLSMNSGQVFDRERIYERIWGYDSEGDSSVVAEHIRRIRSKLAAVSEKSYIETVWGVGYKWVG